The following proteins are co-located in the Mesorhizobium australicum WSM2073 genome:
- a CDS encoding methylaspartate ammonia-lyase encodes MQIKDVLLAPGNGAFFYDDQEAIRSGAIQDGFMYVGAPTTPGFKSIRIPASSLSIGLVLADETVVWGDMMNVQYAGAGGRDPLFDTNQISDLTSCVVAPRLFDVDASRFIDSCTRVFESVEHLRIPLAIEYGVSQALLRAAAHLQRKTMAEIVCAEFDLPLPTCRVPIYCQSGDAREINVDRMILKGVDILPHGLINSRQKFGTDGQTFMDFVKWVATRTRQIGLPGYHPVLHFDVYGWIGLEIGLEPQRIADFICRVAESVPGFALNVESPADFGSTQAQIENYAEIVSILDNRGSRARIVVDERCNTLEDIRLFAEAKATHLVQIKTPDVGSIADTARAVLICKENRVGAYVGGSCTETDLSAQASVHISVATQADMMLAKPGMGVDEGFSIVGNEQNRLLAILNRRRVQADNVG; translated from the coding sequence CGGCGCATTTTTCTATGACGATCAGGAAGCCATTAGGTCCGGCGCAATCCAGGACGGCTTTATGTATGTCGGCGCACCGACGACCCCCGGGTTCAAGTCCATTCGTATTCCGGCATCTTCGCTCAGCATCGGGCTCGTCCTTGCGGACGAGACCGTTGTTTGGGGTGACATGATGAACGTCCAGTACGCTGGTGCCGGTGGACGCGATCCTCTGTTCGACACTAACCAAATCTCAGATCTAACGTCATGCGTCGTCGCGCCGAGGCTTTTTGATGTCGATGCCTCTCGGTTTATTGATTCTTGCACGAGGGTTTTTGAATCCGTCGAGCATTTGCGGATACCTCTGGCTATTGAATATGGCGTGAGCCAAGCGCTTCTTCGCGCAGCCGCCCACCTTCAGCGCAAGACAATGGCGGAGATCGTATGCGCCGAGTTTGATCTGCCGCTACCCACGTGCCGCGTCCCAATTTACTGCCAGAGCGGCGATGCTCGCGAAATCAACGTTGACAGAATGATCTTGAAAGGCGTGGACATTCTTCCCCACGGCCTTATCAACTCTCGGCAGAAATTCGGCACCGACGGCCAGACGTTCATGGATTTCGTGAAGTGGGTTGCAACGCGTACGCGCCAAATCGGTCTCCCGGGGTATCATCCGGTGCTGCATTTCGATGTATATGGCTGGATCGGCCTCGAAATCGGCTTGGAGCCGCAACGGATCGCCGACTTTATCTGCAGGGTTGCCGAGAGCGTTCCGGGTTTCGCGCTCAATGTCGAGTCTCCTGCGGATTTTGGTTCGACTCAAGCGCAAATTGAGAACTACGCGGAGATCGTGTCGATTTTGGACAACCGCGGTTCCAGAGCCCGCATTGTCGTGGACGAGAGATGCAATACGCTTGAGGATATTCGGCTCTTTGCCGAAGCGAAGGCTACGCATCTGGTCCAAATCAAGACGCCAGACGTAGGCTCAATCGCCGATACGGCCCGCGCAGTTCTCATCTGCAAGGAAAACAGGGTCGGAGCGTATGTCGGAGGAAGTTGTACCGAGACAGATCTCTCCGCCCAGGCTTCAGTGCACATTTCGGTAGCGACCCAGGCCGACATGATGCTCGCAAAGCCGGGAATGGGGGTCGACGAGGGATTTTCCATCGTCGGGAACGAACAGAACCGATTGCTGGCGATACTGAACCGTCGTCGAGTTCAAGCCGATAAC